The genomic DNA ctcatgtggcaataccccatgtcttaaccatcatACTGTTCCGAGGGGACATAATGGGAGAGAAAAGcataatgagagagaatgaggagagagaaaatatgatgagagagaatgaggagaaaaaagtatgatgagagaaaataaagagagattgaAGAGAAAGAAAGTATAGTGAAAGAATGAGAAAAGAGAAATTATGGTGAGAGAGaacaaagagagagaaagtgatatgaaaaaaaattgaataaatatattaagagtattttcctccaaaatttaattctcattctcattcctatTAAAGCTTAAGAGAGGAGGTGAATTTCATTAATATCCAAGTTTTTGAACctcattctaaaattttaattttatttttatcaaccaaatataaaatttgaaaatgaatatATTTTCTCATTTCTAAACCCTTAAGCTAAATGTTACCTTAGATTATGGCGAGAATGCACTACATAATCTTTCTATGTGGTCGAATCGATTCGTGTTGGAAAAGAGGTGCACATCGGTTCCAATGTGAAATGTGAAGCACCCACCTAAGAGGATCGTTTTGAAATTGTTATGATCGAGTGGACAATAATAGTCAATCAATAGGATTTTTCAAGATTATGATCTACGtgaatttttattgaaaattgatacTCAGAAGCCGCCTTCACCTTCTCGAATTtgctatttattttaattttatatcgaACCATGTAAACGATTAAGACTACTCTCAAGTAAATCTACATGTTCAACTTGGCGTGTGAAAAATATCATGTAGCTGCCGACAAAGACTTTTGTCTCTAGATCATCGGGTTTTCATATTGATGGTCTTTAAGTGAGTTGGAAAAACAACGGTTAAATCAATCagtcaacaacaataataattaaGTCTTTTTCCACTAAGTAAGGTCGactgtataaatttttttatgtcattgaactctatctcctattatatcatcatttatatttaaataaattttatcttattttattgttgctaattaagtcttttttattcttcctctttttcgtttgatatgcatatttgtcatagtttcacattgcctaactggaacatttattggtcgtctatgTACatatccgtaccatcttaaacgtgtctctcggagtttttcctcaatagatgcaaatccgactttctctctaatgctctcatttcttattttatccatctTCGTATAtctacacatccaccttaacatccttatctctgcaactctcatcttctgctcatgtgctcgagtcatagtccaacattcagctccatataacatagcaggtctaactgcgattttatagaacttacctttaaatttaagaggtactttatggtcacataaaatactcgacgttcccctccatttcacctatcctacttatattctatgtaagacatctctctcaatccctccatcgttttgtaaaaatgatcctaaatatttaaatctctcggttccggacaaTTCGTCCTCtactatcttaacaattgtttcattccTTCTactattgctaaacttaaattccatatattctgccTTTAATCTATTAAGTTAATTCCTTCTAGTATTTCCCcctaagattctagtttagcatttactccttcacgtgtttcatctaccaaaataatatcatctgcaaacaacatgcaccatggtactgtgtcttgaatgtgcgtagtgagttcgtccataattagtgtaaaaagataaggacttagagctgatccttgatgtaaccctatctttattggaaatgtttcagtcactccacctgaagtctttactctagttgttacatcctcatacatatccttaattagttcaatatatgttacgctaacacctctcttttctagaattcttcatataatttctcttgggactctataaTAAGCTTTTTCTAtgtcaatgaataccatatgtagatcttgtttttgctcccaatatttttcaattaattatttaagaagatgtatagcttctattgtcgatcttccaggcatgaacccaaattgattttctgtcactgtggtctctttccttaatctattttctattactttttcccaaagtttcatagtatgactcattagtttaatacctctatagtttgcataattttgtacgtctcccttgttcttatataagggaactaaagtacttatcctccattgatcagatatttttttcgttttcaatatcattttaaataattttataagtcattcaataccttgtttccctagacaCTTTCATACCTTTATCGGAATATCAtatggtccaacggcttttccattgtgcatctcatttaaagattgttttacttctgaagtttgaattctatgataaaaattaaaatttctatgctcatttgacctacttaaattacctaagttaagttggtcacctaaaccttcattaaaaagttgatgaaaataacttttccaccgctcttttatttctccatcgtttactaatatcctattacattcatctttaatatattttatttggctaaggtctcttgttttcctttctctcactttagctattctataaatgtctctttctccttcttttgtatccaatttttgatataatcgttcaaaagtttcatcttttgctttactcactactttcttagcttctttcttggctattgtatatttttttaagtttttcttatTCTTACAAATATCTAATtctttataagctattcgttttttccttcactttctcttgtactttctcattccaccaccaatattctttacttagtggtgcatgtccctttgactcaccgagtacactcttagctactattttcaactttgatatcatcttatcccatgttgtattagagtcatcgtatatttcacctaatgcttgtacttctctcttctccttaaatatatgttgcttcctatcctttaacttccaccacttaattctaggaatcatatatattttctttctattaatactatgtttgaggcgtatatccaacactactaacctatgttgggtagttaaactttctctagagatgactttgcaatctttacaaatctttctatccttcttcctaacaataagaaagtcaatttgcgatttattattctcacctttgaatgtgactaagtattcttctctttttttttttttttaaaaacttattagctaatataaggtcatatgttattgcaaaatctaatatagttttctcttcctcattcctcgttccaaactcataattcccatgtactctctcatattcttcatttttcactccgacatgaccatttagatcacctcctattaaaatcatttcacttagtagaatattttataatatttcatctaagtcctcccaaaatcttgatttggtagcttcatctaatcctacccgtggtgcatatatgttaattatgttcatagtttctttcgccactattatcttaaggactATAATTCTATCATCTTTTCTAATAACTCCTACAAATTCATCCTTTAATAAATTATCTACAATAATACACACTTCATtccttgttttactctttccattgtaccataacttaaaacccgagttctttatcatctttgtcttctcgcctatccattttatttcttgtacacataaaatactaattcttctcctaatcatcatatctactagcTCCATTGATTTAcgggtgagagttcctatgttccatattCCAAATATTAACTTATTGGTTTtcatatcatatttgttcttatccaacctatcgtgtgagaactcttgcctatttaacactatacTCAAGTTCTCATGGAAATGTAGCGGCCGCttttgctgagacgttacagtcggatcctgtaacgtgaactcttgcatatttatcactacacccgattTCTGGATATGTAGCGGtacttgctgagacgttacagtcggaccctccAACgcattccttccggggaacaacttaacattagcataatagtttaatggattcattctttgaatatttgtcatagttttgacGTTGACTGACAACCTAATGCAACCCTTTTTTATCCGGACTTCAGACCGATCATGATTGGTCGTCATGGACGAAGTTAAGGGTCAAACCAATCAgtattagaaaaaaatatatagacaAAACTAATggaatatattaaataaaaaatatataaattggccAACCTAATGAACAGAACATGAATAAACTATTGTATCATAACATAGTGAGACTTTGGATGATTGATCCACTCTTGAGTTATCATTATAATTTCAAAAGAATGGCTATTTTATGACCAAAGGCACGTTATCAAACTTAGCGAGTTTTGTTAAGTTTTAAATCGAAACATCGAACCACAGAATTGGTCAAAACATTCAAATAGTCGATAACAAAATTTATGTTGATTGCTTGTCAACATTTGTTATGGAtagtttaatatttataaatgtgACGGTCGCGGTTGGCCCAACACTGAACATGATGCTTCACGCGAATCCGCGTGGAAGTCAAGGCTCCTTATCGGCGCTACCCCTTTATTTTCTGAGTACTCGTCCTTGCCTGTTAATCACGAATCACGACAAGGATGGGAATCTCAACACAGCGAGCGATCCACCTTCTCCTGCTGTTCTGTACCATTGCTCGGgcagaggcggcggcggcggcggcggcggacaTTAATACGACGTTACCAGGCCCAGGTTGCTCGCAGTCGTGCGGCCAACTTGCTCTCTCCTTtcccttcggcatcgagcccggtTGCTACAGAAACGGCTTCGCCATCTCCTGCGACCGCTCCGATCCATCCTCCCCAAAAGCTTTCCTTGGCTCAGCTGATTCCATGATCCAAGTAACCCACATCTCAGCGGAGCAGAGCCAAGCTCGAGTCCTCGTAGTCAACTCTTCAAttctgatcttcttcttcttcttaattaCATCGTAAGTTCTAAATCGGTAagaaaaatcataggtttttttttataattttacaggtCCCGATAACGTGGGAGTGCTACAATCGATCGGACTACGTCGTCGGCTCCCAGTATCCATACATTGATTTCAACATCGACGGAGCTGGAGTCTTCCGAATGGCCACCGGCCGAAACAAGCTCACTGTCATCGGATGCAACTCCGCAGGACATATCCAAAGCCAGGCCGATGTGAACGGATCCTATTCCTATCGATACTACACCGGCTGCGTTACGTACTGCAGGGACGCCGGCAGCGTCGTCGACGGCGTCTGCGCAGGCATAGGGTGTTGCCAGGTCAGCTTCCCGTCCAACCTCAGCGACAGCAGCTTCCGGTTCAGCGGTTACAGTCATAGCGGGGACATGGCGGACTTCAGCCCCTGCAGCTACGTCTTCATCGTCGATAAGGACTACTTCAACTTCACCTCGGCGGACTTGAAAATGAACACCACCAACGCGTCGATGCCGATGTGGCTAGATTGGGCCTTTCGGGACGCCGCGACGTGCGAGGAGGCCAAGAACTCCTCTTCCAATTACGTGGAGAATACGTGTCGAAGCCAGAACAGCATGTGCGTCGATTCCAACAACGGTGCCGGGTACCTCTGCAATTGCTCGCAGGGCTACCAGGGCAACCCTTACCTCGATGATGGATGCCTAGGTCTGCGATTAGTATTTATAATGAATTTATCTACCAAATCTTCTTTTGACGGTAGAATTTAATTTGTAACTGAATGCAGATATCGACGAGTGTTTGTCTCCGGAGAAGTATCCATGCCATGGTGCGTGCACTAATCTTGAAGGGAGCTATCGTTGTGAATGCCCTTCCGGTAAGCATGGCGATCCATTTATTGCACCGTGCACCTCCAGACTTCCCATGATAGGGCGGTTGTCCTTAGGTACTACACCATGTTTTCTTTCCTAATTAGTTAATCTTAGTGAATGAACTTCTAATTCGATTGGTGCTTAAATTAATACGGTAGAATATATGCTTAATTACTTGTGTAGGCATCGCCTCGTGCTTATTCATTGCGATCTGTTTCATTCTGATATGTTTATTTGGGCAAAAGAAGCGATATGATGCCATTAGGAGAAGTAAAAGCATGATTAATAAAGATGTTCTGCAACTGCGCGAGGAGAAGAGGAGGTTTGAAGTTGAGAACAGGGATTTGATATATTACAGAGATATAGTATTAAAATACGCGAGTACGATGACACTTTTTACTCTGCGAGATCTGCATGGGGCAACCAACGGCTTCGATGATGAACATGTAATTGGGCGTGGAGGATACGGCGTGGTATTTGAAGGAATATTGGAGGCAGGCCAAAGAAAAGTGGCCATAAAGAGGACTCTGATTTCCACCGAGAGGCAGAGCGACAAGGACAAGAAGGGTTTCTTGAACGAAATTTACCTTCTTTCGCAGATTAATCACAAGAATGTGGTCAGACTCTATGGCTATTGCTTCGAGAAGCATACTCCTCTGCTGGTCTACGAGTTTGTTCCTAATGGGTCTCTCTTCGACTTGCTCCATAAGAAAAAAGAGATCATCTCCTTGGAGGATCGCCTGAAAATAGCAGAGGAATCAGCCGAAGCATTAGCTCATTTGCATTCATTCGAACCGCACCCAATCGTTCATGGGGACGTGAAGCCGCACAACATACTGTTGGACCATGTTTTGACCGCCAAAGTATCAGATTTTGGCATATCAAAGCTGTTGTCAGCGAATGAAACGGAAGCTCTGACGACTGCGGAAGGAACTGCTGCCTACGCGGATCCTGTTCTCGTAAAAGAAGGGCTTCTCTCCACCAAAAACGATGTGTACAGCTTTGGGATTGTTCTCTTGGAACTAGTCACGAGGAAGCAGCCCGCAGTCGGACTAGCATCGATGAGCAAGGAAAAAGTCACAGCTATCTTGGATAAACAAATTGTGAATGAAGTGAACATCGATTTGCTTCGAGTTGTTGTTGACCTTGCAGCTCGATGCCTGAGTCCCGAAAAAGAAGATAGACCGACGATGGAGCAAGTAGCAGCAGAGCTGAAAGTATATAGAGAAACATTATTATGGCCAATGGAGCAAAGAGAACAGGATGAGTTTGTTGATCAAAGCAGCAGCTTGCTAAATGGCCATCGATCTTTTCATCGTGATTCTGTAGCTCGCCATCAAAGCAAATGGTCGAAATTAAGATCGTCGAAGACAACTTAACAAGTCTTTTGGTTGGCCATGAATTTGTCAATTGCTGCAACGAGTCTTTACTTGTAGTTATTCTTTTTGCATGTGTTTGTATCTTGTAGTTTTGAGATAAGATGTCGAATTTCCTAATAAAGTTCAAAATTTCTGGCAAAATTAGCTGGTGATACAAATCAAACTATATGGATTTATGTATGGGTTTCAAATCACAATAGATGATAGAAATGTATTAGTAGATGAGGGTGTGACAGTACTTCCATCGCTCCACTGTCATTAGTTCAATTGTATTAACAGAGGGTGTGACTCTGTCCGATCAATTCCTTCACTAGTTCGCTAGCGGTTCGGAGTAAGTAGCCGTACGTGTCTCTAGTCATCAACATGCTTGTAGAGTCATTAATCTCCTACGTCAACACATGTTAAACTTTTAGCACATGGTATATATtactattaaaaattaaatacaatAAAATGATCTAATTGATAGGTTAATTGTGGACTAAATGAAATGTTATGGATTTTGTGTGTAGAAGTTTATTACTCTATTTTATTATCTAttgtggtaaaagatgaatacgttcgttTTCAACATCCCCGTCAACTTGTTCCAGGATCAAACATGAAAGAGGTATATTTTTATTATCTATGATGGGTGATAGACTATATATGTCGTACCAtacgattttaatttaaattaatatcgaATCCCTCTACactaatataatataaaataactGTTGTCTCTTATAAGAATAgtagataaattttatttaaaattagggGTTTGGGTTTTAGATTTCTAATGCTAAAAATAAGGAATGCAACATAAACAAGAAATCATTAAACtacaaacaaaaaaaagaaaaaaaaatagcaatATGAAGTAATGCATTAAAAGAAATGTAAACATGCTAAGCTACAATTTAGAATGAATTTATAAAATCCTCACCGGATGTCTAATTGGCTAGAGGGTATCAGACTTGTTATAATGCGGTAATGGATTAATTCCTGATAGGCTCATACTCTCGGGGAAAAAAATCCCACCCACTCCCTAGCTAACTTGATAGTCGACTATAAATTGACCTTATAATTTATCTCTCTTTACATAACCTTAGAATATGTGAGGGGTGTCTGGAGTAAACATAATCACCTTTtgttataaaagaaaatgaattcATGAAACCACAAAGTAAGCATTCTAACCTAATCTAATCTACATGCATTCCAACCAAATAACCATCATGACTAACTCTCAACAAAACAAGACATTAACATAAAGAAATTGCAAGACTAGAAGAAAATCCATGTTCATCAAACATATTGCAAGCAATATTCAATCACAGCCTATATATGACATGAAATCTGAACCAACGGGAATCCAAATCAATTACAATCCAAGGCAATTGGTGGCTGTGATGAAACTGCAGATGAATTGGATCTGGATGAAGAAGGTTAGATCGGTGATGAGATGAAGAGGAGGCGTGCAGATGAAGTAAGATGTCGGGATCGACGATGGAACGAGCTATGGAAGCTCAAGATTGGAATCTAGAATAGGAGAAAACTCCTTTCTATTGGATCATAGCCCACGTGGGTGGGGTAGGGTGAATCACGTAGTTTAGAAAACTTGGATTTTTCTTCGATTTTGAAAACCAAGTACGTAACGGAAAAGACGAAAAGAGATAAAAAGGAAAACCAGAACATAagtgatttttacttggttcagagccttcagcAACTCCTACTTCAAGATCCACGATCCTGTGAACCGTAtcaatgggcaatccactatgatCCTCTTTCAGAATCGCCGGAAGAGGGAAATGAGTATAATAGAAAAATCAAGACAAGTATAATATGCTATACTTTCCTTTTTATAGAAATTAAGAACAAATGTAAAttttcgttacccaacacttttgaAGATGATCAGATCAGGCTTGATCTTGGATGGCTCCTTAGCAGTAGTCGAATGCAGCAACATCACAACAAAGCAGCAGGACGAGGTCGGCGTAGTCGGGATGTCGCGCGAATGCGTAGAAGCTCGTAGAAGAAGTGCGTATGAGTTGAGTTGAAGCCTTGGGCGAGACATTCTTTTATtgagtgttgaaggtgcctttcatatcactagaggtgccttcaacccaaCTTTTATCTCAAAAAAGTAGCGCCTTATCATTGTCGAGGTCTGCATTATTTGatcaaaggcaccttccaagctctCGAAGGCGACTTCCATTCcatagctcaaggcgccttcctttGGTTAaaggcacctcgggtactgttcactcgAGGTATTTTATGCTCTTGTTGGACAAACAATCTGTTGCCAGAGATTTTGGggacttagctgaatttaaaattacacagaatttaaattcaacttataattgagatgacctgagcggataatctcagactgCCAGCAGAGGTTGGTTTCTGCCAAGTGATGAAGGCAATCTGCACAGTATTGATAGAGCAAGCTGGTCAACCGAGCAACACGAGCAGGCGCAGACCGATAGAGCAGTACGGTCGAGTGGGTAGTAAGGTCAATCGGGCAGAAATGTCGACCGGGCAGTAAGACCAACCAGGCGGACACACAAGCCCGGTGAGCGGCAGGTCAGGCGAACAGACAGGCCGACCGGGCGAGCAGACAGGTCGGGCGAATGAATACTGGCCGGGCGAGTGGAGAGGCCGACCGGGCAGACAAAGAGGCCGAACGGGCGGATGAAGAGACCGACCGGGAAAACTGACCGAGGCCTGTGACTGACGCaatttccttaaaacagattcggcccacctctggctgtgcttcgaggcttactcgggtcatctatttcccaggatacaacggttgacCATGGTTCCACCAAGCAATAGTAGTCACGATGAACTGAGTGGCACCTGAATGCTATCACGAGTACTCTGCTGAGCAGAAGTTACACGACAGAGGATGATaagggaatgaaggtggagagcATCTGCTTGTATTGCTGTGTGTCTTCTGCCTGTGATCGCAgcttccttatataggagctcagatcaacgacaacgttaatggttgattaatgaccattactagTCGAGCAGTGAAACgcccaccgtttcactcattatcgcTCGACCATTTTGATTTTGCATTAATCTTGACTTTAATGCATCAGTTACACAATAGCAAAAAggtttacgtggcaaaatgttggttgttccacttgggcaaattttgtccCAGCTTGTCTAACATTCGACACGCGCAGGTcgtgcccgcacacgagtcaacatggttcagtgcaaactcaggccctggatttgcactccCCCTACACACTTATGCGTGAGAGTGAGCCTCTCCCAATACGTTTGTTCACattctcaatgcatgtgaattaatataaaccaacaatcatgccatgaaactcccaatgtgggactaaagtcccattcacaatggagtctctttcctcttccacctcttctctatTCACATCTATTCAACAATCTCctacatgaatggagatagggtatgtgatagtaTTCAGCAATTGGGCCAAGTATAGGATAGGTGTCACTCCCCGGGGGAGtccttgccagaagaaatttcgacagcatctcccctgtacgggtgacaatctaaaactttctaCAACATCCTGATACCTCGGTCAACACGGCCagaataatatatataaataataagcaacatccacacagtttaataataaaaactaaactaatgcaatgATAAAGAAAACTAAGTCAAAAattctactcaactacacccataaagctcaaaacaaataccctactccactacacccataaaacacaaatcacaatgaactcatctcttctgccatccaggcaagcatgtagcaaaaacacatccaaataaaactcatcgacaataaagCAAAACCATACAGTATCTAAGTGTCAAAACCAGAACAAGTCTACAACATCGTTTAGATATCatcataagaaaaccaaaagaccgaAACAACACATCCTCGCGACTTGCAGGGGACTAActactggaactcctccggataatctcaacctgaaaatagaaaatatccacggggtgagtcaactcctcagcgggtaactattgatatgcatagtaagaaaataacaactagcactaatcatgcgtacagtctcctgatataagaaagataaaatgtaactgaaa from Zingiber officinale cultivar Zhangliang chromosome 4A, Zo_v1.1, whole genome shotgun sequence includes the following:
- the LOC121969560 gene encoding wall-associated receptor kinase 1-like; its protein translation is MGISTQRAIHLLLLFCTIARAEAAAAAAADINTTLPGPGCSQSCGQLALSFPFGIEPGCYRNGFAISCDRSDPSSPKAFLGSADSMIQVTHISAEQSQARVLVPITWECYNRSDYVVGSQYPYIDFNIDGAGVFRMATGRNKLTVIGCNSAGHIQSQADVNGSYSYRYYTGCVTYCRDAGSVVDGVCAGIGCCQVSFPSNLSDSSFRFSGYSHSGDMADFSPCSYVFIVDKDYFNFTSADLKMNTTNASMPMWLDWAFRDAATCEEAKNSSSNYVENTCRSQNSMCVDSNNGAGYLCNCSQGYQGNPYLDDGCLDIDECLSPEKYPCHGACTNLEGSYRCECPSGKHGDPFIAPCTSRLPMIGRLSLGIASCLFIAICFILICLFGQKKRYDAIRRSKSMINKDVLQLREEKRRFEVENRDLIYYRDIVLKYASTMTLFTLRDLHGATNGFDDEHVIGRGGYGVVFEGILEAGQRKVAIKRTLISTERQSDKDKKGFLNEIYLLSQINHKNVVRLYGYCFEKHTPLLVYEFVPNGSLFDLLHKKKEIISLEDRLKIAEESAEALAHLHSFEPHPIVHGDVKPHNILLDHVLTAKVSDFGISKLLSANETEALTTAEGTAAYADPVLVKEGLLSTKNDVYSFGIVLLELVTRKQPAVGLASMSKEKVTAILDKQIVNEVNIDLLRVVVDLAARCLSPEKEDRPTMEQVAAELKVYRETLLWPMEQREQDEFVDQSSSLLNGHRSFHRDSVARHQSKWSKLRSSKTT